One part of the Sphingobacterium sp. LZ7M1 genome encodes these proteins:
- a CDS encoding aminoglycoside 6-adenylyltransferase, giving the protein MKARDEKLAAIKAWTRSNEDIRAALLTSSLVNPLAPVDDFSDLDIELVFLDPTPYLESKDWIDLFGDPLNVYEEGIEAFDGKHAMKMVQYWDGVKVDFKIYSVEQFKAEVLADELPEDWDIGYEILIDKEGLCKGLQHPNYEVSIIKEPTEEEFQKIVADFFWDVTYLPKCLVRGDLFYLKFMVEKIIRVEYFIPMIEWYIGSRNQWDVTTNKYGRLFKKYLNTAEWEELGATFAGADMEENWIACGKLIDIFDRMAQAVSKVQGYFYDLDKANATKEFFNIHNPKK; this is encoded by the coding sequence ATGAAAGCAAGAGATGAAAAATTAGCAGCAATCAAGGCTTGGACCAGAAGCAATGAAGACATTCGAGCAGCATTGCTGACGAGCTCCTTGGTCAACCCCTTGGCTCCAGTAGATGATTTCTCTGATTTGGACATCGAGCTTGTTTTCCTTGATCCTACACCCTATCTAGAATCTAAGGATTGGATTGATCTTTTTGGAGATCCCCTGAATGTTTACGAGGAAGGAATTGAAGCCTTTGACGGGAAGCATGCCATGAAGATGGTGCAATATTGGGATGGGGTAAAAGTTGATTTCAAGATCTATAGCGTGGAGCAATTTAAAGCTGAAGTATTGGCTGATGAACTTCCTGAGGATTGGGATATCGGTTATGAAATCTTGATCGATAAGGAAGGTCTTTGCAAAGGTTTACAGCATCCGAACTATGAGGTCAGTATTATCAAAGAACCTACTGAAGAAGAATTCCAAAAGATCGTTGCGGATTTCTTTTGGGATGTGACCTATCTTCCGAAATGTCTGGTCCGTGGGGACCTGTTCTACCTCAAATTTATGGTTGAAAAGATCATTCGGGTTGAATATTTTATTCCTATGATCGAATGGTATATTGGTAGTAGAAATCAATGGGACGTGACAACGAATAAGTATGGTCGACTGTTCAAGAAATACCTAAACACAGCGGAATGGGAAGAATTGGGAGCAACTTTTGCCGGGGCGGATATGGAAGAAAACTGGATAGCCTGCGGCAAATTGATCGATATCTTTGATAGAATGGCTCAAGCTGTTTCAAAGGTCCAAGGATACTTCTATGATCTGGATAAAGCTAATGCTACAAAAGAGTTTTTCAACATCCATAATCCAAAAAAATAG
- a CDS encoding RagB/SusD family nutrient uptake outer membrane protein translates to MKRILIILIVLSQVFVSCKKMLDINSTRLVSEENMWLSMEDSRAALMGVYGLTKSALNDNNAHWIYGDVRSGEFSVPIRQDLKAIAKNDLNASFGVMNDLKSWRRWYAVVNAANIFLERIQEVKDNDQRYTNNNMVVDIAQARFLRAFAYFYMVRIWGDVPLIVSSKEGTFDDQPREDQSKILAFVEQELQKAADDLPFLFSSNDPQQQGNYYNESNSRWDGALARKTTAYAILAHVAAWQSNYPDAAAYAKFVIDNQQKGSLTLLPTNNLTDPNGFFYDKNRNQLLGFGHIYNHVEGSFTGHIEELTLASPVVNKSIPDMYMSKDKILSIFNESTDERFSADTLGNPVTEVYFKNFNGQYPIFSKVKCIMGGVTDPTFRFYSSATIITRLEDMYLLRAESLAVIGEQAGAIDLLNTIRERRGLTNYSAAKNGDLIDAIFQERNRELMGEGHRWYDMVRQYKIKNDNSDLSNLIRSKGQYWPISAQVLTQNKLLTQNEYWK, encoded by the coding sequence ATGAAAAGAATATTAATCATTTTAATCGTATTGAGCCAAGTTTTCGTGTCCTGCAAGAAAATGCTGGACATCAATTCCACTCGATTGGTTTCAGAAGAAAATATGTGGCTTAGCATGGAGGATTCCAGAGCGGCCTTAATGGGAGTTTACGGATTGACCAAATCCGCACTGAATGATAACAATGCACATTGGATCTATGGCGATGTACGTTCCGGAGAGTTCTCCGTGCCTATCCGCCAAGACTTGAAAGCTATCGCCAAAAACGACCTGAATGCTTCCTTCGGCGTAATGAACGACCTAAAGAGCTGGAGACGTTGGTACGCAGTAGTGAATGCTGCCAATATCTTCCTAGAACGTATCCAGGAGGTAAAGGACAATGACCAACGCTATACCAACAACAATATGGTGGTGGATATCGCGCAAGCCCGTTTCCTACGTGCCTTTGCCTATTTCTATATGGTACGCATTTGGGGAGACGTTCCATTGATCGTCTCTTCTAAAGAAGGTACTTTTGATGATCAACCTCGCGAAGATCAGAGCAAGATATTGGCCTTTGTAGAACAGGAATTGCAAAAGGCAGCAGATGATCTTCCGTTCCTTTTTAGCTCCAATGACCCGCAGCAACAAGGAAATTACTACAACGAATCCAACAGCAGATGGGACGGCGCCTTAGCTCGTAAAACTACAGCTTATGCCATTTTAGCCCATGTTGCAGCCTGGCAGAGTAATTACCCTGATGCTGCAGCATACGCTAAATTTGTTATCGACAATCAACAGAAAGGTAGCTTGACTTTACTCCCTACCAATAACCTAACAGATCCAAATGGATTCTTCTACGATAAAAACCGGAATCAGTTATTAGGTTTCGGACATATCTACAACCATGTGGAAGGTTCCTTTACAGGGCACATTGAAGAGTTAACCTTGGCATCGCCCGTGGTAAACAAAAGTATCCCGGATATGTACATGTCCAAAGACAAGATCCTTTCCATCTTCAATGAATCTACCGATGAACGCTTCTCTGCTGATACCCTAGGAAATCCTGTAACCGAGGTTTATTTCAAAAACTTCAATGGACAGTATCCTATCTTCAGCAAAGTGAAATGTATCATGGGTGGAGTAACAGACCCAACGTTCAGGTTCTATTCCAGTGCCACCATTATCACCCGTCTTGAAGACATGTACCTATTGCGTGCAGAATCATTGGCGGTAATTGGTGAGCAAGCAGGAGCAATCGACCTATTGAATACCATCCGCGAAAGAAGAGGGCTTACGAACTATTCAGCAGCGAAAAATGGAGACTTGATCGATGCGATCTTCCAAGAAAGAAACCGGGAGCTGATGGGTGAAGGGCATCGTTGGTACGATATGGTCAGACAGTACAAGATCAAGAATGACAATTCAGATCTGAGCAATCTGATCCGTTCCAAAGGACAATATTGGCCGATCTCTGCCCAAGTCTTGACCCAGAACAAATTATTAACCCAAAATGAATATTGGAAATAA
- the rlmF gene encoding 23S rRNA (adenine(1618)-N(6))-methyltransferase RlmF — protein MEKNSKNLHPRNKFNQDYDFKKLIKHVHQLKKHIVVLPDGRQSLDFRDPESVFLLNKALLESEYKINNWDLLNGSLCPSIPGRLNYIHYLADLIQPKNPKKVNVLDIGTGSSLIYPILGFLEYHWNFVASDTHIPSIQHAHKILNDNPYLKKGIKIRQQENSDHILKGIIQPNEYFDAVLCNPPFYKSREDYRQTVLKKNQKLHQEAESTKTNFQGLSNELWFPGGEKKFISNMIYESFDLRDQIGICSVLVSDKDNLKPLKAILEYHKTEGVKVTQMNQGNKINRILSWQLNK, from the coding sequence ATGGAAAAAAACTCAAAAAATCTACACCCGCGCAATAAGTTCAATCAGGATTATGACTTCAAGAAACTGATCAAACATGTTCACCAATTGAAGAAACACATCGTTGTACTTCCTGATGGCCGTCAATCCCTAGACTTCAGAGATCCTGAATCTGTTTTCCTTTTGAACAAAGCTTTATTGGAATCGGAATACAAGATCAACAACTGGGACCTATTGAACGGTAGCCTCTGCCCTTCCATTCCGGGTAGATTGAATTATATCCATTATTTAGCTGACCTCATCCAGCCTAAAAACCCTAAGAAAGTCAATGTCCTGGATATTGGCACTGGCTCTAGTCTTATTTATCCTATTCTTGGCTTCTTGGAATACCATTGGAATTTTGTGGCATCCGATACCCATATCCCTTCCATACAGCATGCCCACAAGATCCTGAATGACAATCCTTATCTAAAAAAAGGAATCAAGATAAGACAGCAAGAAAACAGTGACCATATCCTCAAAGGAATTATTCAACCCAATGAATATTTCGACGCAGTACTTTGTAATCCCCCATTCTACAAATCGCGTGAAGACTATAGGCAAACGGTTCTGAAGAAAAACCAGAAGCTCCATCAGGAAGCTGAAAGCACGAAAACCAATTTCCAAGGTCTTTCGAATGAGCTTTGGTTCCCAGGTGGTGAAAAGAAGTTCATTAGCAACATGATCTATGAAAGCTTTGACCTAAGAGATCAAATTGGTATATGTTCGGTTCTGGTTTCAGATAAAGACAACCTGAAGCCGTTAAAAGCTATCCTCGAATATCACAAAACAGAGGGGGTAAAAGTGACACAAATGAATCAAGGCAACAAGATAAACAGAATTCTTTCTTGGCAGTTGAATAAATAA
- a CDS encoding SusC/RagA family TonB-linked outer membrane protein, producing MSVLWKFKSLLIFMSMSVGHAHSHNVDFANLSLQDTTETDSIPTVDTLAELKPLYELDLPKFNNLRNMKANSLITANSLQQYIKGELPGVYVSESSGEPGSNIQMFVRGISKPILSNRDIYNTQPLVVLDGVPLIGEHPFAFDVQNYDIERIGTENNLLGNIDFDNIQSIKVLKDLSAVATYGPLGANGVIEITSRKTEGDGDKRITVNSYIGMSQRPRVTTINGAYENSFRKQFYDLYTTNGKYNQDDVYPIYLSDSLNNDYYGPSNWSDSYYSNGLNHGVNANISGGQPRATFQFSLGNVKTSGVADDTKFDKYNARFFLNLRPFKWLNFETLFNASRLNRDRNRNLRNRFAMMGYLPDLGAPLAPNKEVYDSYLKEFDKSFDNNFSNILEGFFRLQVNVGALKIRSKFAVDYNEGYRDLFYPSTILEKSNFASNYYGYNQRLLVDNQVSYDIENDANYFYFEAGNTLMWDTYKYNYAYAYKGVNDFIKLNLLESDPNNGNYLNPTAFPRQLVYKFLDRTKHNMVNLYGKASYTYNESYTAALTLRYDASSNAQPTTRWFFSPILALGWNAKNDFMKDNESVSLFNIRASVGRMGHYNLYDNYGQGPSYTSEIGYTGNAIVPGYNGFAALVRPYNIGWVGYDLPWSYSDNLNLGFDLGFKNRDIQVSLDAYVRDSKDQLIMLPGKKDFGYDYQYEAGMDVRNMGIDLTASGNVVQNDKITWNTGLVLGVNTNKLLALPNNLDEIEVNDRLLKVGERIDAFWLYENNGMYQTDQEVPQSGGQRMTYNGIILKAGDPIWSDTNGDNQISKEDKVLQGNIIPKLSGSWNNMVAYKNFDLNLNFYFNLGRKIVNQEMSNRFNFIENENASSINSIKEITYWEKRGDYDQYPLYNPWSSVAPFQTNQSLFLEDGSFLKLRTVTLGYNFRDIVGNRLGQKGDLYVYLSANNLFTVSKYSGRDPELVNYMGYDQGYSLPIPRTFALGFKLKL from the coding sequence ATGAGTGTATTATGGAAGTTTAAATCGTTATTGATTTTTATGTCTATGTCCGTGGGGCATGCGCATAGTCATAACGTTGATTTTGCCAACCTATCCCTGCAGGACACAACCGAAACGGACTCTATTCCTACAGTCGATACCTTGGCGGAGTTAAAGCCACTTTATGAACTGGACCTACCTAAGTTCAACAACCTTCGGAACATGAAAGCCAATTCGCTGATTACTGCCAATAGTTTGCAGCAGTATATCAAAGGTGAATTACCAGGCGTCTATGTTTCTGAATCAAGCGGTGAGCCTGGAAGTAATATCCAGATGTTCGTGCGCGGTATCAGTAAACCTATCCTGAGCAATAGGGATATTTACAATACCCAACCCTTGGTCGTTCTAGATGGTGTTCCCTTAATCGGAGAACATCCTTTTGCGTTTGATGTGCAAAACTATGACATCGAACGTATCGGAACCGAAAACAACCTCCTGGGCAACATTGATTTCGACAACATCCAAAGCATCAAGGTATTAAAAGACCTTTCGGCAGTTGCAACCTATGGTCCGCTTGGGGCTAACGGAGTCATTGAGATCACGTCGAGGAAGACTGAAGGTGATGGCGACAAAAGAATAACGGTAAACAGTTATATCGGAATGTCTCAACGCCCTCGCGTCACTACCATAAACGGTGCCTATGAAAATTCATTTAGGAAGCAATTTTATGACCTCTACACCACCAATGGTAAATACAACCAGGACGATGTCTATCCAATCTATTTAAGTGACTCCTTAAATAACGATTACTATGGACCATCAAACTGGTCTGATAGCTATTATTCCAATGGACTCAACCATGGTGTCAATGCCAATATCTCGGGTGGTCAGCCTCGTGCTACCTTCCAGTTCTCTCTGGGAAATGTAAAAACCTCAGGAGTAGCGGATGACACTAAATTTGACAAGTACAATGCTCGTTTCTTCTTGAACCTGAGACCTTTCAAATGGCTAAACTTTGAAACCCTTTTCAATGCTTCGCGATTGAACAGGGACCGCAACAGAAACTTGCGCAACAGATTTGCCATGATGGGTTATCTTCCTGACCTAGGTGCTCCACTTGCTCCTAACAAGGAAGTTTATGATTCCTATCTAAAGGAATTCGACAAGAGCTTTGACAATAACTTCAGCAATATCCTGGAAGGATTCTTCCGTTTACAGGTAAATGTTGGAGCTTTAAAGATCCGTAGCAAGTTCGCCGTTGATTATAACGAAGGCTACCGCGACCTTTTCTACCCAAGCACCATCTTAGAGAAAAGTAATTTCGCTTCTAACTACTATGGTTACAACCAACGCTTATTGGTGGATAACCAAGTTTCTTACGATATAGAAAACGATGCAAACTATTTCTATTTCGAAGCTGGGAACACCTTGATGTGGGATACCTATAAATACAACTATGCCTATGCATACAAAGGTGTCAATGACTTCATCAAACTTAACCTATTGGAGTCTGACCCAAACAACGGGAACTATCTAAATCCTACTGCTTTCCCTAGACAATTGGTCTATAAGTTCTTGGACAGAACCAAACACAACATGGTCAATCTATACGGTAAAGCATCTTATACCTATAATGAATCCTATACCGCTGCATTGACACTTCGTTACGATGCATCATCAAATGCACAACCGACTACAAGATGGTTCTTCTCTCCTATCCTAGCCTTAGGATGGAATGCGAAGAATGACTTCATGAAGGACAACGAATCCGTTAGCCTATTTAATATCAGAGCCAGCGTAGGCAGGATGGGTCACTATAATCTGTATGATAATTACGGACAAGGACCTAGCTATACTTCAGAAATTGGCTATACCGGTAATGCAATCGTTCCGGGATACAATGGTTTTGCGGCATTGGTTCGTCCATATAATATAGGCTGGGTGGGATATGACCTTCCTTGGAGCTATTCGGATAACCTGAACTTAGGTTTTGACCTAGGTTTCAAGAACCGCGATATCCAAGTTTCCCTTGATGCTTACGTTCGCGATAGCAAAGATCAGTTGATCATGTTGCCAGGTAAGAAAGACTTCGGTTATGACTATCAATATGAAGCTGGAATGGATGTCCGCAATATGGGTATCGACCTTACTGCTTCAGGAAATGTAGTACAAAATGACAAGATCACCTGGAACACCGGGTTAGTATTAGGCGTAAACACAAATAAGCTATTGGCATTGCCAAATAACCTGGATGAAATCGAAGTGAACGACCGATTATTGAAAGTTGGTGAGAGAATCGATGCCTTCTGGTTATATGAAAACAACGGAATGTACCAAACAGACCAAGAAGTTCCGCAATCAGGGGGTCAACGAATGACCTACAATGGTATCATCTTGAAAGCTGGTGATCCAATCTGGTCTGATACCAATGGGGATAACCAGATCAGCAAAGAGGATAAAGTCCTACAAGGCAACATCATCCCTAAGCTTAGCGGTTCATGGAACAATATGGTTGCTTACAAAAACTTTGACTTGAACCTGAACTTCTACTTCAACCTTGGAAGAAAGATTGTCAACCAAGAGATGTCAAACCGTTTCAACTTTATTGAAAATGAGAATGCCAGCAGCATAAATTCCATCAAAGAGATCACCTACTGGGAGAAAAGAGGGGATTATGATCAATATCCACTTTACAACCCTTGGTCATCCGTTGCGCCATTCCAAACCAATCAATCCCTATTCCTTGAGGATGGTTCTTTCTTGAAACTTAGAACAGTAACCTTAGGCTATAATTTCAGGGATATCGTTGGAAACCGTTTAGGCCAAAAGGGAGATCTATATGTCTATTTATCTGCCAACAATTTATTTACTGTCAGCAAATATTCTGGAAGGGATCCAGAACTGGTGAATTACATGGGTTACGACCAAGGTTATTCCCTTCCGATTCCAAGAACATTTGCCTTAGGATTCAAACTTAAACTGTAA
- a CDS encoding Na+/H+ antiporter, with the protein MIESNILLVMILFFFMSMLFVVSQRFKISYPILLVIGGLAISLIPGLPEFSINPDVVFLVFLPPLLFEAAWYTSWNSFWSNRRSILTMGFGLVFVTSIAVAYLSVNLIPGFTLALGFLLGGIISPPDAVAATSVLKGVSMPKRGVTLLEGESLVNDAASLTVFRMALAVIMTGAFTMQEAVVGFFLLAVMGVCVGLVIANILFYFLKYIAKASSITTPITLIAPYIMYIVAEHFEWSGVLAVVSGGLFLSYRSKDYMDYNTRIQTREVWETVGFLLNGFVFILIGLELPIIIDGIESVSTSWAIEIALIITLVIIVIRIAFIYIVNYVPRIFPKVRKKEPSPGWKMPLILGWAGMRGVVSLASALAIPIYASSGQHFPHRNLILFITFVVILITLVVQGLSLPWLIKLVNLDGKSSEIPEEAQIEAIRYRLVKEEMELLKTKYATELEESNTVKAINLSLKRSLESTATNLSSESKIKIANERGLYKQVMQDLINVRRDVIYTLVSEKNYDESILKSLEHNLDLEESRLNRR; encoded by the coding sequence ATGATCGAATCCAATATATTATTGGTCATGATTCTCTTTTTTTTCATGTCCATGTTATTTGTAGTTTCTCAGCGGTTCAAGATATCCTATCCTATCTTGTTGGTAATTGGTGGATTAGCGATTTCCCTGATTCCAGGATTACCCGAGTTCAGTATAAACCCCGATGTGGTGTTTTTGGTTTTCCTGCCGCCTCTATTATTTGAAGCAGCATGGTATACCTCATGGAATAGTTTCTGGAGCAACCGCAGGTCTATCCTGACCATGGGCTTCGGACTTGTCTTTGTTACTTCCATAGCTGTTGCATATTTATCTGTCAATTTAATTCCGGGATTTACGCTTGCATTAGGATTCCTATTGGGCGGTATTATTTCTCCTCCCGATGCTGTTGCGGCAACTTCTGTCCTCAAGGGAGTGAGCATGCCTAAGCGTGGGGTCACTTTGTTGGAGGGGGAGAGCTTGGTCAATGATGCAGCTTCCCTAACGGTATTCCGGATGGCTTTGGCGGTCATTATGACCGGTGCATTTACCATGCAGGAAGCAGTGGTTGGATTTTTTTTACTCGCCGTTATGGGCGTGTGCGTGGGACTGGTCATCGCCAATATCCTATTCTATTTCTTGAAATACATTGCCAAAGCATCCAGCATAACTACTCCGATCACCCTGATCGCGCCCTACATAATGTACATCGTTGCGGAGCACTTCGAATGGTCGGGTGTATTGGCCGTGGTTTCCGGTGGATTGTTCCTTTCCTATCGATCCAAAGACTACATGGATTATAATACCCGGATTCAGACGCGTGAGGTCTGGGAAACCGTCGGATTCCTATTGAATGGTTTTGTGTTTATATTGATCGGTTTGGAACTTCCCATTATCATTGATGGTATAGAAAGCGTATCCACGTCCTGGGCGATTGAAATTGCACTGATCATCACTTTGGTGATCATTGTAATCCGTATAGCATTTATTTACATCGTCAATTATGTTCCCAGGATATTTCCTAAGGTCCGTAAGAAAGAACCATCACCAGGATGGAAGATGCCATTGATCTTAGGTTGGGCTGGAATGCGCGGTGTGGTATCCTTAGCCTCTGCCTTGGCGATTCCGATCTATGCTTCCAGTGGCCAGCATTTCCCGCACCGTAACCTGATCCTATTCATCACCTTCGTGGTCATTTTGATAACCTTGGTCGTGCAAGGTTTGAGTCTGCCATGGCTGATCAAGTTGGTCAACCTCGATGGCAAGTCATCAGAGATCCCAGAAGAGGCACAGATAGAAGCTATCAGATATCGATTAGTGAAGGAAGAAATGGAATTGCTGAAAACTAAGTATGCTACAGAGCTCGAAGAAAGCAATACCGTCAAAGCTATTAATCTATCCTTAAAACGAAGCTTGGAATCTACCGCCACCAACTTAAGTAGCGAGTCGAAGATCAAGATTGCGAATGAAAGGGGGCTGTATAAGCAGGTGATGCAGGATCTGATCAATGTGAGGAGGGATGTAATCTATACCTTGGTCAGCGAAAAGAATTATGACGAATCTATATTGAAGTCCTTGGAACATAATCTCGATTTAGAGGAATCCAGGTTGAATAGGAGATAA